The following proteins come from a genomic window of Alkalinema sp. FACHB-956:
- a CDS encoding phosphoglycerate kinase, producing MPKKTIENLTAADLQGKRVFVRVDFNVPVDENRNITDDTRIRAALPTIQNLTSKGAKVILASHFGRPKGVDDKLRLDPVAQRLSELLGKSVVKTDDCIGDDVAAKVGALNDGDVLLLENVRFYPEEEKNDPEFAKKLASVADLYVNDAFGTAHRAHASTEGVTKYLSPSVAGLLVEKELQFLQEAIENPQQPLAAIVGGSKVSSKIGVIETLLEKVDKLFIGGGMVFTFYKARGLSVGSSLVEDDKIELAKSLEIKAREKGVELLLPTDVVVADKFSAEANTQTVAAEAIPDGWMGLDIGPDSVATFQAALADCKSVIWNGPMGVFEIDKFAKGTEAIANTLAGLTPQGCTTIIGGGDSVAAVEKVGVASQMSHISTGGGASLELLEGKVLPGIAALDEA from the coding sequence GTGCCTAAGAAGACGATCGAAAACTTGACTGCCGCTGATTTACAAGGCAAGCGCGTATTTGTCCGTGTAGACTTTAACGTGCCTGTAGATGAGAATCGCAATATTACCGACGATACTCGGATCCGGGCTGCTCTGCCCACCATTCAAAACCTCACTTCCAAGGGCGCGAAGGTAATCCTGGCTAGCCACTTCGGTCGTCCCAAGGGCGTGGATGACAAACTGCGTTTAGATCCCGTTGCACAACGGTTGTCCGAACTCCTCGGCAAGTCCGTCGTCAAAACCGATGATTGCATCGGCGATGATGTGGCTGCAAAAGTGGGTGCCCTGAACGATGGCGACGTGTTGTTGCTGGAAAACGTTCGGTTCTACCCCGAAGAAGAAAAGAACGATCCCGAGTTCGCTAAGAAACTGGCTTCCGTTGCTGACCTCTACGTCAACGATGCCTTCGGAACCGCTCACCGCGCCCACGCATCCACTGAGGGCGTGACCAAGTACCTCAGCCCCTCCGTTGCTGGTCTGCTGGTAGAAAAAGAACTGCAATTCCTGCAAGAAGCGATCGAAAATCCCCAACAGCCTCTGGCGGCGATCGTTGGCGGATCCAAAGTCTCCAGCAAAATCGGTGTGATCGAAACCCTGCTGGAAAAAGTAGACAAGCTGTTCATCGGCGGTGGCATGGTCTTCACCTTCTACAAAGCCCGCGGTCTGTCCGTCGGTAGCTCGTTGGTAGAAGATGACAAGATAGAACTCGCGAAGTCCTTGGAAATTAAAGCCAGAGAAAAAGGCGTTGAGTTGCTGTTACCGACCGACGTTGTAGTAGCTGATAAATTCTCTGCTGAAGCGAATACTCAAACCGTGGCTGCTGAAGCAATTCCCGATGGCTGGATGGGTCTGGACATCGGCCCCGACTCCGTAGCAACCTTCCAAGCCGCTCTGGCTGACTGTAAGAGCGTCATCTGGAATGGCCCCATGGGTGTGTTTGAAATTGACAAGTTCGCTAAGGGAACTGAAGCGATCGCCAACACCCTAGCAGGATTAACGCCCCAAGGTTGCACCACCATCATCGGCGGTGGTGACTCTGTGGCAGCCGTAGAAAAAGTGGGGGTTGCTAGCCAAATGAGCCACATCTCAACGGGTGGTGGTGCCAGCCTAGAACTGTTGGAAGGCAAGGTGCTTCCTGGTATTGCAGCTCTCGATGAAGCTTAA
- the alaS gene encoding alanine--tRNA ligase produces the protein MATPQTPTPLSGAQIRQQFLAFFESKGHKPMASASLVPEDPTVLLTIAGMLPFKPIFLGQRQPEFPRATTSQKCIRTNDIENVGRTARHHTFFEMLGNFSFGDYFKKQAIAYAWELTTQVFQIPPDRVVVSVFEEDDEAFALWRDDIGIPAHRIQRMGADDNFWVSGPTGPCGPCSELYYDFKPELGDDAIDLEDDSRFIEFYNLVFMQYNRDAEGTLTPLQNQNIDTGMGLERMAQILQKKPNNYETDLIFPIIETAAALAGIDYHTATEETKVSLKVIGDHVRAVVHMIADGITASNEGRGYILRRLIRRVVRHGRLLGIQENFTIKVAETAIQLSEVQYPNVREREEFIQSNLQLEEQRFRETLDRGEKLLEEILDRVKDTIPGTDAFVLYDTYGFPVELTQEIAEEKGLTVDMAGFNAEMEKQRERAKAAHKSIDLTVQGSLDTLAEQIHPTDFLGHQQTSHAAKVELLLVNGEPVETAIAGTAVQVIVDKTPFYAESGGQIGDRGYFSTGDTLVRIEDVQKESGFFVHYGKVERGSLQTGSTVTAQIDLACRRRAQANHSATHLLQSALKKLVDENIGQAGSLVSFDRLRFDFNYAKALTPEQVQQVEEQVNLWIAEAHGSVIAEMSLTEAKAKGATAMFGEKYADVVRVIDFPGVSMELCGGTHVNNTAEIGVFKIISETGVAAGIRRIEAVAGPAVLDYLNVREAVVKDLSDRFKVKPEEISDRITSLQTELKDTQKQLAATKAQLAVAKSDQLLAEAEAIGSFKVLVAELPGADADSLKSAAETLLQKLGEGAVVLGSSPEEGKVNFVATFAKGVVDKGLQAGKVVGAIAKICGGGGGGRPNFAQAGGRDASKLQAALEEAKQQLTVGLS, from the coding sequence ATGGCAACCCCGCAAACCCCGACTCCTTTGAGCGGCGCACAAATTCGTCAACAGTTTCTGGCCTTCTTTGAAAGCAAGGGACATAAGCCCATGGCGAGTGCCTCCCTCGTACCCGAAGATCCCACCGTACTGCTGACGATCGCGGGGATGTTACCGTTTAAGCCCATTTTTCTAGGCCAGCGCCAGCCAGAGTTTCCTCGGGCAACCACCTCCCAGAAATGTATTCGCACCAATGATATTGAGAATGTGGGTCGCACGGCTCGCCACCATACATTCTTTGAAATGTTGGGCAACTTCAGCTTTGGCGATTACTTCAAAAAACAAGCGATCGCCTACGCTTGGGAACTGACCACCCAAGTCTTTCAAATTCCGCCCGATCGGGTCGTGGTCAGCGTCTTTGAAGAGGATGACGAAGCCTTTGCCCTCTGGCGCGATGACATTGGCATTCCCGCCCACCGGATTCAGCGTATGGGCGCAGATGACAACTTTTGGGTATCCGGCCCCACTGGCCCCTGCGGTCCCTGTTCAGAACTGTACTACGACTTCAAGCCGGAGTTAGGCGACGATGCCATTGACCTGGAAGATGACTCGCGGTTTATCGAGTTCTACAACCTGGTCTTCATGCAGTACAACCGGGATGCCGAAGGTACCCTAACGCCCCTACAAAACCAGAATATTGACACCGGCATGGGCTTGGAGCGGATGGCTCAAATTCTCCAGAAAAAGCCCAACAACTACGAAACCGACCTAATTTTCCCGATCATCGAAACCGCCGCTGCCCTGGCTGGCATTGATTATCACACTGCAACGGAAGAAACTAAAGTTTCCCTTAAGGTCATTGGAGATCATGTCCGTGCAGTGGTACACATGATTGCTGATGGAATCACTGCCTCCAACGAAGGTCGAGGCTATATTTTGCGACGGTTGATCCGTCGGGTGGTACGCCACGGACGATTGCTGGGGATTCAGGAAAATTTCACAATTAAGGTCGCTGAAACAGCCATTCAGCTATCGGAAGTCCAATATCCTAACGTACGGGAACGGGAAGAATTTATTCAATCTAATTTGCAACTGGAAGAACAACGCTTCCGGGAAACCCTCGATCGCGGTGAGAAGTTACTAGAGGAAATCCTCGATCGGGTCAAGGACACCATTCCTGGCACAGATGCCTTCGTTCTCTATGACACCTACGGCTTCCCGGTGGAATTGACCCAAGAGATCGCTGAAGAAAAGGGCTTGACCGTGGATATGGCGGGCTTCAATGCTGAAATGGAAAAACAGCGGGAACGAGCTAAGGCTGCCCATAAGTCGATCGACCTCACCGTCCAAGGCTCCCTAGACACGTTGGCAGAGCAAATTCATCCCACGGATTTTCTGGGCCATCAACAAACCAGTCATGCCGCCAAGGTCGAATTGTTGCTAGTTAACGGTGAACCGGTAGAGACAGCGATCGCGGGAACAGCAGTCCAAGTGATCGTGGATAAAACACCCTTTTATGCAGAATCTGGGGGACAAATCGGCGATCGGGGCTACTTCTCTACCGGAGACACCCTGGTACGGATCGAAGATGTGCAGAAGGAATCCGGGTTCTTTGTCCACTATGGCAAGGTGGAACGGGGCAGCCTTCAAACCGGATCCACGGTCACTGCGCAGATTGATCTGGCCTGCCGTCGCCGCGCCCAAGCCAACCACTCCGCCACGCACCTCTTGCAGTCCGCCCTGAAAAAATTGGTGGATGAAAATATCGGTCAAGCCGGATCCTTAGTCTCCTTCGATCGGCTGCGGTTCGACTTCAACTATGCCAAAGCCCTTACCCCAGAGCAGGTGCAACAAGTAGAGGAACAGGTCAATCTCTGGATTGCCGAAGCCCACGGATCCGTAATTGCAGAAATGTCCCTTACCGAGGCTAAGGCTAAGGGGGCTACTGCTATGTTCGGCGAAAAATATGCCGATGTGGTGCGGGTCATCGATTTTCCTGGCGTCTCCATGGAACTGTGCGGCGGTACCCACGTGAACAACACGGCGGAAATTGGCGTGTTCAAAATTATTTCGGAAACGGGGGTCGCTGCGGGGATCCGTCGGATTGAAGCAGTGGCAGGGCCAGCGGTGTTGGATTACCTCAACGTTCGGGAAGCGGTGGTGAAGGATCTCAGCGATCGCTTTAAGGTCAAACCGGAGGAAATCAGCGATCGCATCACCAGCCTACAAACGGAACTGAAGGACACCCAAAAACAATTGGCCGCAACCAAGGCTCAGTTAGCCGTGGCCAAATCCGATCAACTGCTAGCAGAAGCAGAGGCGATCGGATCCTTCAAGGTGCTCGTGGCAGAATTACCAGGAGCCGATGCCGACTCGCTCAAGAGCGCAGCGGAAACCCTGTTACAAAAGCTAGGCGAGGGTGCTGTCGTTCTCGGATCCAGTCCTGAAGAAGGGAAGGTTAATTTTGTTGCCACCTTTGCCAAGGGTGTTGTCGACAAAGGACTGCAAGCGGGGAAAGTTGTGGGCGCGATCGCCAAAATCTGTGGCGGTGGTGGCGGTGGTCGTCCCAATTTTGCCCAGGCGGGAGGGCGAGATGCGAGCAAACTCCAGGCGGCGCTGGAGGAGGCGAAACAACAACTCACGGTAGGACTTAGCTAG
- the kaiC gene encoding circadian clock protein KaiC, whose protein sequence is MDANKQSELRSRSELVGVQKIRTMIEGFDDISHGGFPVGRTSLVSGTSGTGKTLFAVQFLYNGITQFDEAGIFVTFEESTADIIKNAVSFGWDLQRLIDEGKLFILDASPDPEGQEVVGNFDFSALIERIQYAIRKYKAKRVSIDSVTALFQQYDSASVVRREILRLVSRLKQIGVTTVITTERTEEYGPVARFGVEEFVSDNVVIVRNVLEGERRRRTMEILKLRGTTHMKGEYPFTITDQGINIFPLGAMRLTQRSSNARVSSGVKTLDEMCGGGFFKDSIILATGATGTGKTLLVSKFLQEGCMQGERAILFAYEESRAQLSRNAYSWGIDFEDLEQQGLLKIICAYPESAGLEDHLQIIKSEIAEFKPTRIAIDSLSALARGVSNNAFRQFVIGVTGFAKQEEITGFFTNTTDQFMGSHSITDSHISTITDTIIMLQYVEIRGEMSRALNVFKMRGSWHDKGIREYTISAQGPEIKDSFRNFERIISGSPSRIAIDEKAELGRIAKGLKLDDSL, encoded by the coding sequence ATGGATGCCAACAAGCAATCTGAACTACGGAGTCGCTCGGAACTAGTCGGGGTGCAAAAAATTCGCACCATGATTGAGGGCTTCGATGATATTAGTCATGGCGGGTTTCCAGTCGGTCGCACCAGCTTGGTAAGCGGCACGTCAGGAACCGGAAAAACCCTTTTTGCCGTTCAATTTCTTTACAATGGCATCACCCAATTCGACGAAGCAGGCATTTTTGTCACCTTTGAAGAATCAACAGCGGACATCATCAAAAACGCGGTGAGCTTTGGATGGGATCTCCAAAGACTGATTGATGAAGGTAAATTGTTCATTCTGGATGCCTCGCCCGACCCTGAAGGGCAGGAAGTGGTGGGAAATTTCGATTTTTCCGCCTTGATTGAACGAATTCAGTACGCCATTCGCAAGTACAAAGCCAAACGGGTGTCGATCGATTCCGTGACGGCACTGTTCCAGCAGTACGACTCCGCCTCCGTGGTACGCCGCGAAATTCTGCGCCTTGTCTCTCGGCTGAAGCAGATTGGGGTAACCACCGTGATTACCACCGAGCGTACCGAAGAGTACGGCCCCGTGGCCCGGTTTGGCGTTGAGGAATTTGTGTCCGACAACGTTGTAATTGTGCGCAACGTCCTAGAGGGTGAGCGCCGACGGCGCACCATGGAAATCCTCAAATTGCGCGGCACCACCCATATGAAGGGCGAGTACCCCTTCACCATTACCGACCAGGGCATCAACATCTTTCCCTTGGGCGCAATGCGGCTTACCCAGCGATCGTCCAATGCCCGCGTCTCCTCCGGGGTCAAAACCTTGGACGAAATGTGCGGCGGGGGCTTTTTCAAGGACTCGATCATCCTGGCAACGGGGGCCACAGGTACCGGAAAAACCCTCTTGGTCAGCAAGTTCCTCCAGGAAGGCTGTATGCAAGGGGAACGGGCTATTTTATTTGCCTACGAAGAATCCCGCGCCCAACTGTCCCGCAATGCCTATTCCTGGGGCATTGACTTTGAAGACCTGGAACAACAGGGGCTGCTCAAAATTATCTGTGCCTACCCAGAATCGGCAGGCTTAGAAGACCACCTGCAAATCATTAAGTCGGAAATTGCGGAATTCAAGCCCACTCGCATTGCGATCGATTCCCTCTCCGCCTTGGCGCGGGGCGTGAGCAATAATGCCTTCCGGCAGTTTGTGATTGGGGTGACAGGCTTTGCCAAGCAGGAAGAAATTACCGGCTTCTTCACCAACACCACCGACCAGTTCATGGGTTCCCACTCGATTACGGATTCCCACATTTCCACCATCACCGACACGATCATCATGTTGCAGTATGTGGAAATTCGGGGTGAGATGTCGCGAGCGCTCAACGTCTTCAAGATGCGGGGCTCCTGGCACGACAAGGGCATCCGGGAGTACACCATCAGTGCCCAAGGGCCAGAAATCAAGGATTCCTTCCGCAATTTCGAGCGTATTATCAGCGGTTCCCCCAGCCGCATTGCGATCGACGAAAAGGCAGAACTGGGACGAATTGCCAAGGGCTTAAAGTTGGATGACAGCTTGTAA
- the kaiB gene encoding circadian clock protein KaiB, with protein sequence MQATRKTYVLKLYVAGNTPNSIRALKTLNNILEEEFQGVYALKVIDVLKNPQLAEEDKILATPTLAKLLPPPVRKIIGDLSDRERVLIGLDLLYSELQDEKNDAWQDQPPTPEP encoded by the coding sequence ATGCAAGCAACTCGAAAAACCTACGTTCTCAAGCTTTATGTAGCTGGGAATACACCGAACTCCATTCGGGCGCTCAAAACGCTCAATAACATCCTGGAAGAAGAATTTCAAGGTGTCTACGCCCTTAAGGTCATTGATGTTCTCAAGAACCCCCAATTGGCCGAAGAAGATAAAATTCTAGCCACCCCCACCCTGGCTAAATTATTGCCGCCTCCGGTGCGAAAAATCATTGGTGACCTGTCCGATCGGGAACGCGTTCTGATTGGCCTTGACCTGCTGTACAGTGAGCTCCAGGATGAAAAAAATGACGCATGGCAGGATCAGCCTCCCACCCCAGAACCTTAG
- a CDS encoding circadian clock protein KaiA, whose product MISFSSTSSSSPTLLICIFGASPAILATAKKLLDPDRYILITPKSQSEFFYAIEADRQQIDCLVLHTGPSLANLISWLHDHGTLLPTVILEPHSDTDESIPEAQSLDPSDANLTFLYHTAEIRLSETHLDYLSDEINRAIAEFLTLSPSCRLPTTPTADLDLTTDLTTQNFLMLQQRRLTDKLKERLGYLGVYYKRSPRNFLRNLPANEQHDFLQELKKSYREIIVGYFADGATLNQKIDAYVDIAFLADIPVSKVVEIHMEIMDEFAKQLKLEGRNEDVVLDYRLTLIDTLAHLCEMYRRSIPRESADS is encoded by the coding sequence GTGATTTCCTTTTCTTCTACATCTTCCAGTTCGCCAACCTTACTCATTTGTATTTTTGGCGCATCTCCAGCGATTTTGGCTACCGCTAAAAAACTGCTGGATCCAGATCGATATATCTTAATAACGCCCAAATCCCAGTCCGAGTTCTTCTATGCCATTGAAGCAGATCGGCAACAAATTGATTGTTTAGTGCTGCACACGGGCCCTTCCTTGGCCAATCTCATCAGTTGGCTCCATGACCATGGCACGCTGCTACCGACTGTGATCCTGGAACCCCACAGTGATACGGACGAGTCAATTCCAGAGGCACAATCCCTCGATCCCAGTGATGCAAATCTGACGTTTCTCTATCACACCGCTGAGATTCGTCTCTCGGAAACCCATTTGGACTATCTGAGCGATGAAATTAATCGTGCGATCGCGGAATTCCTGACCCTCTCTCCTTCCTGCCGTTTGCCGACAACGCCCACTGCCGATCTCGACCTCACCACAGATCTCACCACTCAAAACTTTTTAATGCTGCAACAGCGGCGACTGACTGACAAGCTCAAGGAACGGTTGGGCTACTTGGGGGTGTACTACAAGCGGAGTCCTCGCAACTTCTTACGCAATCTCCCCGCCAATGAACAACATGACTTCTTACAAGAGTTGAAGAAAAGTTATCGAGAGATCATCGTGGGCTACTTTGCAGATGGCGCAACCCTCAATCAAAAGATTGATGCCTATGTGGATATCGCCTTCCTCGCAGATATCCCAGTCTCAAAGGTGGTAGAAATCCATATGGAGATTATGGACGAATTTGCGAAGCAGTTAAAATTAGAAGGGAGAAATGAGGACGTCGTTTTAGACTACCGCTTAACGCTGATTGATACCCTGGCCCATCTCTGCGAAATGTACCGTCGTTCTATCCCGCGAGAATCAGCGGATTCCTAG
- a CDS encoding ATP-binding protein, which translates to MLNEAPPPQFGRSPATGISCSATLSLRSALLQCHQRRSDQIVIVDAQSQVIGTLFLHQLLPKLLDRSLELEQSLEDVKSLWSLAEAPVTQPLALDQMPFLLELLNYLPLPVLLCSQHSSQWHSNFQWRKLVEDLEEPMALLQWVSRFLQGEKMVSSPPLLDDPTLGGDTWDHRGSVPPVPPGAQTGMRAIPSALYRCSCKTGQEVVLQFTPVPLSTALLAVTANPRGATGVWRADRPPAEGDRPVAPEILLDPTLMASQIATLERQTEGRGTGLSESWDLIWVQDVTEQHQLARELAAKNADLIQLNRLKDDFLACMSHELRTPLTAVLGLSSLMKEESIGALNDRQRRYIQLIHRSGKHLMHLVNDILDLTRMEAGQVELTCQTIRIAEICQIAFDQAQQMRWPPVDESPPQGSQATPILLDPSQVSELALEVEPGLETVVADPNRLKQMLVHLLSNALKFTEPEGKVGIKVANWEGWIAFTVWDTGIGIPADKQHLIFQKFQQLESPLTRQFEGTGLGLVLTQRLARLHGGDVTFISRENKGSQFTLLLPPTPPVFTSVVAIDDPPDRGVRASNRLVLVVEVSLRNLEDVSDQLMALDYRVIVARSGTEALEKARQLQPYAILLNPFLPMLSGWDVLTLLKSDPKTCQIPVVVMATQAAQHQAYCNQADGFLGIPIRHRLLAHTLEQLTQTPVELSTPTSNASPSILCLSPEADGAGIEWSHLLHSHNYRVIEATDLEQAELLARVWQPKGVLLSGEVSDPLTYLNQLRLQTCLASLPIVVLDMAVAQAAIQLKELTIFPCLMNQTRLPLTPEVARSLLQVIEVAVNSGTRQPFLLAVDGAIFSHRVGHETKLLAQGLDWLNALMQYIHTAGLRGAIVPESSVLLRKLQTQTVNQLLVYWHEGISAETIKLGLQQVNQINPHLPILLVDYHTKSGRRRGSFSAMPNVQVTSPNLPMESLLDQVRQQLGLPS; encoded by the coding sequence ATGCTCAACGAAGCGCCGCCGCCACAATTTGGGAGATCCCCTGCAACGGGGATTTCCTGTTCCGCAACGCTATCCCTGAGGTCGGCGCTCCTGCAATGTCACCAACGGCGCAGCGATCAAATTGTAATTGTCGATGCCCAGTCTCAAGTGATTGGGACGCTGTTTCTCCATCAGTTATTGCCAAAGTTACTCGATCGTAGCCTTGAACTAGAGCAATCCTTGGAGGATGTGAAGTCCTTGTGGAGCCTAGCTGAAGCCCCGGTCACTCAACCCTTGGCGCTAGATCAGATGCCATTTCTCCTTGAGTTGCTGAATTACTTGCCCTTGCCAGTTCTTCTGTGTAGTCAACATTCGAGCCAATGGCATTCTAATTTTCAATGGCGAAAATTAGTTGAAGATCTTGAAGAACCTATGGCGTTACTGCAGTGGGTAAGTCGTTTCTTGCAGGGGGAGAAGATGGTCTCCAGCCCGCCCCTCTTGGACGATCCCACCCTGGGAGGAGACACTTGGGATCACCGGGGATCAGTGCCGCCGGTTCCGCCGGGCGCGCAGACGGGGATGAGAGCCATACCGAGCGCACTCTACCGTTGTAGCTGCAAGACGGGGCAGGAGGTTGTCTTGCAATTTACCCCGGTTCCCTTGAGTACAGCCCTGCTAGCGGTTACAGCCAATCCACGAGGAGCCACAGGTGTGTGGCGCGCCGATCGCCCCCCAGCAGAGGGAGATCGGCCCGTAGCGCCTGAAATATTGCTGGATCCCACCTTGATGGCTTCCCAAATTGCGACCCTGGAACGCCAAACTGAAGGGCGGGGGACGGGATTGAGCGAAAGTTGGGACTTGATTTGGGTGCAAGATGTCACAGAACAACACCAACTGGCGCGGGAATTAGCAGCAAAAAATGCTGATTTAATCCAATTGAATCGACTGAAGGATGACTTTTTGGCCTGCATGAGCCATGAGTTACGCACACCCCTTACGGCGGTTTTAGGCCTATCCAGCCTGATGAAAGAGGAGTCAATCGGTGCGCTGAACGATCGGCAACGCCGTTACATTCAACTGATTCATCGCAGTGGTAAACACTTGATGCATCTGGTCAATGACATTCTCGATCTGACGCGCATGGAAGCGGGACAGGTGGAATTAACTTGTCAAACGATTCGGATCGCTGAGATTTGTCAAATTGCTTTTGACCAAGCACAACAGATGCGCTGGCCTCCAGTGGACGAATCGCCACCCCAGGGGAGTCAGGCCACTCCCATTCTCCTCGATCCTTCACAGGTTTCGGAACTCGCCCTGGAAGTGGAACCGGGTCTGGAAACGGTGGTCGCCGATCCCAATCGGCTGAAACAGATGTTGGTGCACCTATTGTCCAATGCCCTCAAGTTCACAGAACCGGAGGGCAAGGTGGGGATTAAGGTGGCCAACTGGGAAGGCTGGATTGCCTTTACCGTCTGGGATACCGGCATTGGGATTCCTGCCGACAAACAGCATTTGATCTTTCAGAAATTTCAACAGTTAGAAAGCCCCTTGACGCGGCAGTTTGAAGGAACGGGGTTGGGGCTGGTTCTGACCCAACGGCTCGCTCGGCTCCATGGGGGGGATGTCACGTTTATCTCTCGGGAAAATAAGGGCAGTCAGTTTACCCTGCTACTGCCACCCACTCCACCGGTATTTACGTCTGTGGTGGCGATCGACGATCCCCCCGATCGGGGCGTGCGTGCAAGCAATCGGCTCGTTCTGGTGGTGGAAGTCAGTTTGCGAAACCTGGAGGATGTCAGTGACCAATTGATGGCATTGGACTATCGCGTCATTGTGGCACGATCGGGCACCGAAGCCCTAGAAAAAGCGCGCCAGCTCCAACCCTACGCGATTTTGCTCAATCCTTTTTTGCCGATGCTATCGGGATGGGATGTGTTGACCCTGCTCAAATCCGATCCCAAAACCTGTCAAATCCCGGTGGTGGTTATGGCAACCCAAGCAGCACAGCACCAAGCTTACTGCAACCAAGCGGATGGTTTTTTAGGGATTCCCATTCGCCATCGCTTACTGGCCCATACGTTAGAACAGTTAACGCAAACTCCCGTAGAGTTATCCACCCCAACCTCAAACGCATCTCCCTCAATCCTTTGCCTATCCCCGGAGGCCGATGGGGCTGGGATCGAATGGAGTCATCTGCTTCACAGCCATAACTATCGGGTGATTGAAGCAACGGATTTAGAACAGGCAGAATTGCTGGCGCGGGTCTGGCAACCGAAGGGGGTGTTACTCAGTGGTGAGGTTTCGGATCCGCTTACCTATCTCAATCAACTGCGCTTGCAAACCTGCTTAGCTTCATTACCGATCGTGGTTTTGGATATGGCTGTTGCTCAGGCAGCCATTCAACTCAAAGAGCTGACCATCTTTCCTTGTTTAATGAACCAAACGCGGTTGCCCCTAACTCCTGAAGTGGCCCGATCTCTGTTACAAGTGATTGAAGTTGCGGTCAACTCTGGCACCAGACAACCCTTTTTATTGGCTGTAGATGGCGCGATTTTTAGCCATCGGGTGGGCCACGAGACCAAGTTACTGGCCCAGGGCTTGGATTGGCTGAATGCCTTAATGCAGTACATTCATACCGCAGGGCTGAGGGGGGCGATCGTCCCGGAGAGTTCAGTCTTGTTGCGCAAGCTGCAAACCCAAACCGTGAATCAGTTGCTGGTGTATTGGCACGAAGGCATTTCAGCGGAAACCATTAAGCTAGGCCTGCAACAGGTCAATCAGATCAACCCCCATTTGCCCATTTTGCTGGTTGATTACCACACGAAATCTGGACGGCGACGGGGATCCTTTTCAGCAATGCCTAATGTACAAGTAACCTCACCCAATTTACCGATGGAAAGCTTACTAGATCAGGTGCGGCAGCAATTGGGGTTGCCATCCTGA